A window from Zingiber officinale cultivar Zhangliang chromosome 7A, Zo_v1.1, whole genome shotgun sequence encodes these proteins:
- the LOC121999882 gene encoding protein GLUTAMINE DUMPER 5-like codes for MRAEAVLNVTATAAPVADVGHSRWHSPVPYLFGGLAAMLGLIAFALLLLACSYWKLSRRLEEDVPGDEGEGKTASEEAAPQPRYEEKVVVIMAGEETPTYLATPISSRASSFGDGGARKDEEKDRREVEQLSIQQRQSQNLCV; via the coding sequence ATGAGGGCGGAAGCAGTATTGAACGTGACGGCGACGGCGGCGCCGGTGGCTGACGTAGGCCATTCGAGGTGGCACTCGCCGGTGCCGTACCTGTTCGGTGGGCTGGCAGCCATGCTGGGGCTCATCGCCTTCGCTCTCCTCCTCCTCGCTTGCTCGTACTGGAAGCTGTCGAGGCGGCTCGAGGAGGACGTCCCCGGCGACGAGGGGGAGGGAAAGACGGCATCGGAGGAGGCCGCGCCGCAGCCGCGCTACGAGGAGAAGGTGGTGGTGATCATGGCGGGGGAGGAGACTCCGACGTACCTGGCGACGCCTATTTCAAGCCGAGCGTCGTCATTTGGCGATGGAGGAGCCAGGAAGGATGAAGAGAAGGATCGCAGGGAGGTGGAACAGTTGAGTATCCAACAAAGGCAGAGCCAAAACTTGTGTGTGTAG